From the genome of Spirosomataceae bacterium TFI 002, one region includes:
- a CDS encoding Thioredoxin: MKRILLCIALISIVSIGSYAQSGIKFEHGNWDAVVAKAKAENKLIFMDAYTTWCGPCKLLQKKVFPDVELGNFYNKEFINVKIDMENGEGPGLAAKYPVRGYPTLMFIDPNTQKVVNSVLGYREANQLLAIGQSQAAKKKASR, from the coding sequence ATGAAGCGTATTTTATTGTGCATTGCACTTATATCCATTGTATCAATAGGCTCTTATGCCCAATCTGGAATAAAGTTTGAACATGGAAATTGGGATGCTGTAGTTGCTAAAGCAAAAGCTGAGAATAAATTGATATTCATGGATGCCTACACAACTTGGTGTGGCCCTTGTAAACTTTTGCAAAAGAAAGTATTTCCAGATGTAGAGTTGGGTAATTTCTACAACAAAGAATTTATCAATGTAAAAATTGATATGGAAAATGGTGAAGGTCCAGGCCTAGCCGCTAAATATCCTGTAAGAGGATATCCAACCTTGATGTTTATAGATCCAAATACACAAAAAGTGGTAAACTCTGTGTTAGGATATAGAGAAGCAAATCAACTTTTGGCTATAGGTCAATCTCAAGCTGCTAAAAAGAAAGCATCGAGATAA
- a CDS encoding 16S rRNA (cytosine967-C5)-methyltransferase, translating into MQKVYRPLCEGVIQNLIEIFNHQKTANFVVDKSLKNNKKWGSKDRKFVANATYEIVRNWRYIKFCASIDERKIKQPAQYWQMLGTWLVMADYELPQWEEFATIDKAAVVDLKGQDVEFKVKYSVTDWLNEYGAAQTGESWQSEMKAMSREADVFLRVNTSKISVEDCAFRLGEEGVEVEMVEGAEQALRLTERKRIDTTSVFKKGMIEVQDAGSQLIASLLRPRSGEKIIDACAGAGGKALNLADWMRNKGEIVAMDVDGKKLTELAARAKRNRFDIIKTELVKKEVLSKYGSWADKLLLDVPCSGSGTFKRNVDAKWKLKAEFMDNITELQASLLQDYTKMLKSGGLLVYATCSIFKSENQGQVQNFLANNSNFKLVKDLQVLPSEQGWDGFYMALIKKK; encoded by the coding sequence ATGCAAAAAGTATATCGTCCGTTGTGCGAAGGAGTCATCCAAAATTTGATAGAGATCTTTAACCATCAAAAAACAGCAAACTTTGTTGTTGATAAATCTCTCAAGAATAATAAGAAGTGGGGATCCAAAGATAGAAAGTTTGTTGCAAATGCAACTTATGAGATTGTTCGCAATTGGCGATATATAAAGTTTTGTGCGAGTATAGACGAACGCAAGATCAAGCAGCCTGCCCAATATTGGCAAATGCTCGGTACTTGGCTTGTTATGGCGGATTATGAATTGCCACAATGGGAGGAGTTTGCCACGATTGATAAAGCCGCTGTTGTAGACTTGAAAGGTCAAGATGTCGAGTTCAAAGTAAAATATTCAGTTACGGACTGGTTAAACGAATATGGAGCTGCTCAAACAGGGGAGAGTTGGCAATCAGAAATGAAGGCCATGAGCAGAGAAGCTGATGTGTTTTTAAGAGTTAATACTTCCAAAATATCTGTAGAGGATTGTGCTTTTAGGCTTGGTGAAGAAGGCGTAGAAGTCGAAATGGTAGAAGGAGCGGAGCAAGCATTAAGACTTACAGAAAGAAAGAGAATAGATACTACTTCGGTTTTCAAAAAAGGGATGATTGAGGTGCAGGATGCTGGTAGCCAACTTATTGCTTCTTTATTAAGACCAAGGTCTGGCGAAAAAATAATTGACGCTTGTGCTGGTGCTGGAGGCAAAGCACTCAATTTAGCTGACTGGATGCGTAATAAAGGTGAAATTGTCGCAATGGATGTGGATGGCAAAAAACTCACAGAACTTGCCGCTCGTGCCAAAAGAAACAGATTTGACATTATAAAAACAGAGCTAGTTAAGAAAGAGGTCTTATCAAAATACGGAAGTTGGGCAGATAAGTTATTACTCGATGTTCCTTGTAGTGGGTCAGGTACTTTCAAAAGAAATGTAGATGCCAAGTGGAAGCTAAAGGCTGAGTTCATGGATAATATCACTGAGCTTCAAGCGAGCCTTCTACAAGATTATACCAAAATGTTAAAATCAGGAGGATTGTTGGTTTATGCTACTTGCAGTATTTTTAAGTCCGAGAATCAGGGTCAAGTTCAAAACTTTTTGGCAAATAACTCAAACTTTAAGCTTGTTAAAGATTTACAGGTTTTACCTTCAGAGCAAGGTTGGGATGGATTTTACATGGCATTAATAAAGAAAAAATAA
- a CDS encoding Rrf2 family protein — protein sequence MLSKKAKYALKALRYLGERYQNTNPSLISEIAENEQIPKKFLEAILVLLKNNSILRSIKGKGGGYMLRLPPEEITFAKVLRIIDGPIAPVLCVSLNFYGKCDDCGEEVDCTLRNVMTKVRDANLEVYNKTTIAHLMTNKSIGDSK from the coding sequence ATGTTATCCAAAAAAGCCAAATACGCTTTAAAAGCCCTCCGATATCTCGGTGAACGATACCAAAACACCAATCCATCATTGATTTCGGAAATTGCAGAAAATGAACAAATCCCAAAGAAATTTTTAGAAGCTATATTAGTCCTTCTAAAAAACAACAGTATTCTTCGAAGTATCAAAGGCAAAGGCGGTGGATATATGCTAAGACTTCCACCTGAAGAAATCACTTTTGCAAAAGTACTCCGCATCATAGACGGTCCTATTGCTCCAGTTTTATGTGTTTCACTCAACTTTTATGGTAAGTGTGATGACTGCGGGGAAGAGGTTGATTGTACATTACGAAATGTAATGACAAAAGTGAGAGACGCGAACCTAGAAGTGTACAATAAAACAACAATTGCACATCTTATGACCAATAAATCCATTGGCGATAGCAAATAA
- a CDS encoding Glycosyl transferase family 2, whose protein sequence is MSKSPIVSILVAVRNEEAVIERLLLSIENLAYSPDKFEVILGNDHSSDRTDSILNEYAQKHQNWKVETLTDDPNSVLKGKSRVLNILAKEAKGDFLFFTDADISLPSNWIEGMLSYFDSNVGVVVGTTSMEDNSFLAIMQSLEWISVLNFNKIMSDWGIETTGMGNNMAVSRIAYNAVGGYDKIGFSIVEDYALYKAIINAGFGFKQTFTEDSHSLTLPPDNFLEQRTRWISGAIKSKSKFVIPAVLQSLSLPIYIILLFVSWKAALTIWLTFMVFNLYVIANSNKKLGLTNSIFWSPVFCFYVPISWGIQISYYILKQGKVSWKGRSY, encoded by the coding sequence GTGAGTAAATCCCCCATTGTAAGTATTCTAGTTGCTGTGAGAAATGAAGAAGCTGTAATCGAAAGATTGTTACTTTCGATAGAGAACCTTGCGTATTCTCCAGATAAGTTTGAAGTTATTTTAGGTAATGACCACTCTAGCGATCGCACAGATAGTATCTTGAATGAATATGCTCAAAAACATCAAAATTGGAAAGTTGAGACACTAACTGATGACCCAAATTCGGTCTTAAAAGGAAAATCGAGGGTTCTAAACATCCTAGCCAAAGAAGCGAAGGGAGACTTTTTGTTTTTCACAGATGCAGACATTTCACTTCCGAGCAATTGGATAGAAGGAATGCTTAGTTACTTTGATTCCAATGTGGGCGTTGTGGTAGGAACCACCAGTATGGAGGATAATAGTTTTTTAGCTATCATGCAATCCCTAGAATGGATCAGTGTCTTGAATTTCAATAAGATAATGTCTGATTGGGGAATTGAAACAACAGGTATGGGAAACAACATGGCTGTGAGTAGAATTGCCTACAACGCCGTGGGTGGATATGATAAAATCGGATTTAGTATTGTGGAAGACTACGCACTTTACAAAGCAATTATTAATGCGGGTTTTGGTTTCAAACAAACTTTCACTGAGGACTCGCATTCTCTTACACTTCCTCCAGACAACTTTTTGGAACAAAGAACAAGGTGGATTAGTGGAGCTATTAAGAGTAAATCTAAGTTTGTGATTCCTGCGGTTTTGCAATCATTATCCTTACCGATTTACATAATTCTACTATTTGTAAGTTGGAAAGCAGCCCTGACTATTTGGCTAACTTTTATGGTTTTTAACTTATACGTCATCGCGAATTCTAATAAGAAACTTGGTTTGACTAACTCAATATTTTGGTCGCCAGTTTTCTGTTTTTATGTTCCAATTTCATGGGGAATACAAATAAGCTATTACATTCTAAAGCAAGGAAAGGTGAGTTGGAAAGGTCGTAGTTATTAA
- a CDS encoding magnesium transporter, whose product MSKKKKNLFKTPKQDVFVSPGSLTYIGKEVMDKTHIVRVDYNEVEMNLKEIKNFKEVSVEIPEGQKMWLDIDGVHEIKVVKRIGDQFGLHPLLLEDVLNTTQKPKIEFFEEENQLFVVLKMLHLNEETFDLEAEQISLVLGKNYVVSFQERDQTDIFRNIYDRIKFQPAGRIRKYNSDYLLYALLDLIIDHYFLVMEKVSDRLEELEEQILNDPKQHHQILIYNLKKELTFMKRIILPVRDILGTLIRENSDLVGTNVNVYLRDAQDHVLQILESLDTYRELADNVLTSYQSSLSNKMNSVMKTLTVFTVIFMPLSFIAGLYGMNFANMPELQSPNGYYYSLISMALIAVGLFLYFKWKSYL is encoded by the coding sequence ATGTCTAAAAAGAAAAAGAATCTCTTCAAAACCCCAAAACAAGATGTGTTTGTTTCACCAGGTAGCCTAACCTATATTGGTAAAGAGGTGATGGATAAAACCCATATTGTAAGGGTAGATTACAATGAAGTTGAAATGAACCTTAAGGAAATTAAAAACTTTAAAGAGGTCTCTGTTGAAATCCCAGAAGGGCAAAAGATGTGGTTGGATATTGATGGGGTTCATGAAATAAAAGTAGTAAAGCGGATTGGTGATCAATTTGGTTTACACCCATTGCTTTTAGAAGATGTTTTAAATACGACTCAAAAACCTAAAATTGAATTTTTTGAAGAAGAGAATCAACTCTTTGTTGTGCTAAAAATGTTGCACCTGAATGAGGAAACCTTTGATTTAGAAGCCGAACAGATAAGTTTAGTGTTAGGTAAAAACTACGTAGTATCCTTTCAAGAACGTGATCAAACGGATATTTTTAGAAATATTTATGATCGTATTAAGTTTCAGCCGGCCGGTCGTATAAGGAAATATAATAGCGACTATTTACTTTATGCACTCTTGGACCTTATCATAGACCACTATTTTTTAGTGATGGAAAAAGTTAGTGATAGGTTGGAAGAGTTAGAGGAACAAATCTTAAATGATCCCAAACAGCACCACCAAATTCTAATTTATAACTTAAAAAAGGAATTGACATTCATGAAAAGAATTATTCTTCCTGTGAGAGATATATTAGGAACATTGATTCGAGAGAACTCTGACCTTGTGGGTACTAATGTCAATGTATATTTACGAGATGCTCAAGATCACGTTTTACAAATTTTAGAATCACTTGATACGTATCGCGAATTAGCCGATAATGTACTTACAAGTTACCAATCTAGCTTGAGTAACAAAATGAATTCTGTGATGAAAACGCTGACTGTTTTTACAGTGATTTTTATGCCTCTAAGTTTTATTGCAGGACTTTACGGGATGAATTTTGCGAACATGCCGGAACTTCAATCACCCAACGGGTATTATTACTCTCTCATTTCTATGGCACTTATAGCCGTAGGATTATTTCTCTATTTCAAATGGAAAAGTTACTTGTAA
- a CDS encoding Por secretion system C-terminal sorting domain-containing protein — protein MKLYSFLKKVLGSVIILLSQSAILQAQDLVQISDLNYIGGFRISANTFGASNTNFSQGPIAYNKDNHSLFIVGHTNQQAIAEFPIPTPLNTSDISLMPISNSPIQVFSQVLSRPTSGNTQEIDRISGMYYAAATPNPKLLVNGFQYYDASGAVTHTSFVVENANNLATSTVSGYHSMSGAAHASGWISDIPIEHQAELGGDLISGSSSGIPIISRLSVGPSAFVLNKSDFLNPISGNIPATPVLDFSLSNPLNSDLYNNTLNNDIWTHLSQAIYGFIVPNTDTYMTIGHSGGHESGICYKCTPSGESSPCGGYCTYVSGDYDYYYWLWDVKDLVKVKNGQLLSHEVVPYNYGVLTLPISNYYMKIGGGTYDSQSGTLYLSVQRIDSFQGTYSNPPVILAYHIQTINEPSHMLVGEQSIELLPNSTTGIFKITGELDKFVIKILDANAQVFLTINPTGTETSIDTNSLPAGMHFIRIENLLNSDLYLQKILKY, from the coding sequence ATGAAATTATACTCGTTTCTTAAAAAAGTATTGGGTTCTGTAATTATCCTTCTATCGCAGTCAGCAATTTTACAGGCCCAAGATTTGGTTCAAATTTCCGACTTAAATTACATAGGAGGATTTAGGATTTCTGCTAATACTTTCGGGGCATCAAATACGAATTTTTCCCAAGGTCCAATAGCCTACAATAAGGACAATCATTCCCTTTTTATAGTTGGTCATACTAATCAACAAGCTATTGCAGAATTTCCAATACCTACACCATTAAATACAAGCGACATCAGTTTGATGCCGATTTCGAATTCTCCTATTCAGGTATTTTCGCAAGTACTTTCTCGACCCACTTCAGGCAATACACAAGAAATAGACAGAATAAGTGGAATGTACTATGCTGCTGCAACTCCCAATCCCAAACTTTTGGTTAATGGTTTTCAATATTACGATGCTTCTGGAGCTGTAACTCATACATCATTTGTGGTTGAAAATGCCAATAATTTAGCTACAAGTACTGTTTCAGGCTACCATTCGATGTCAGGAGCCGCACATGCCTCAGGTTGGATCTCGGATATTCCAATAGAGCATCAAGCCGAATTAGGAGGTGATTTGATTTCGGGTTCTTCTAGTGGGATTCCTATCATTTCAAGATTAAGCGTAGGGCCAAGTGCTTTTGTATTAAACAAGTCAGATTTCTTAAACCCAATAAGTGGAAACATTCCGGCAACTCCAGTTTTAGACTTTTCATTGAGTAATCCACTCAATTCGGACTTGTACAATAACACTTTAAATAATGACATTTGGACTCATTTGTCTCAAGCAATTTACGGTTTCATAGTTCCTAACACCGATACCTATATGACCATTGGCCACTCTGGCGGTCACGAAAGCGGAATTTGTTACAAATGTACCCCCTCAGGTGAATCTAGCCCATGTGGAGGTTACTGTACCTATGTCAGTGGTGATTACGATTATTATTACTGGCTATGGGATGTGAAGGATCTTGTAAAAGTAAAAAATGGACAATTACTGAGTCATGAGGTGGTTCCATACAACTATGGAGTTTTGACATTGCCCATTTCCAATTATTACATGAAAATTGGTGGAGGAACTTACGATTCTCAAAGTGGTACGCTGTATTTAAGTGTTCAGCGAATAGACTCTTTTCAAGGCACTTATTCGAATCCACCAGTGATTTTGGCTTATCATATTCAAACTATAAATGAACCTTCGCACATGCTTGTTGGAGAACAAAGTATTGAGCTGTTACCAAATTCCACTACAGGAATTTTTAAAATAACAGGAGAGTTGGACAAGTTTGTAATTAAGATTTTAGATGCAAATGCTCAAGTTTTTCTAACTATAAACCCTACAGGGACAGAAACCTCTATTGACACCAATTCACTTCCGGCGGGAATGCATTTTATACGAATAGAAAACCTACTTAATTCTGATTTGTATCTTCAAAAAATTCTCAAATATTGA
- a CDS encoding Uncharacterized membrane protein, whose amino-acid sequence MDKDITNLLNAESTHIKKLQEIVKQTIEDENLIIQNLLNPPREILSRGQRISDKVAEFGGSWAFIISFFVILTIWIIYNVTAPRGDEFDPYPFILMNLILSCIAALQAPIIMMSQNRQEEKDRKRSENDYMINLKAELEIRSLNQKLDLLLQEQIKVLFESQAKQMEILRHIESKLGKK is encoded by the coding sequence ATGGATAAGGATATCACGAACTTACTCAATGCCGAAAGCACGCATATTAAAAAACTTCAAGAAATAGTAAAGCAAACTATTGAAGATGAGAATCTTATCATTCAAAACTTATTAAATCCTCCTAGAGAAATACTTAGCCGTGGTCAAAGGATTTCGGACAAGGTTGCTGAGTTTGGAGGAAGTTGGGCTTTCATAATTTCGTTTTTTGTAATTCTCACTATTTGGATCATTTACAATGTCACTGCTCCTAGAGGAGACGAATTTGATCCCTATCCTTTTATCCTCATGAATTTGATTTTGTCTTGCATTGCTGCACTGCAAGCTCCTATTATTATGATGAGTCAAAATAGGCAAGAGGAGAAAGACAGGAAGCGAAGTGAGAATGACTATATGATTAACCTAAAAGCAGAATTAGAAATTAGGTCTTTGAATCAAAAACTTGACCTTTTGCTACAAGAACAAATCAAGGTGCTTTTTGAAAGTCAAGCCAAGCAAATGGAGATTTTACGACATATTGAATCTAAACTTGGGAAAAAATAA